A window of the Dickeya dianthicola NCPPB 453 genome harbors these coding sequences:
- a CDS encoding DUF932 domain-containing protein, which produces MQLASRFASRPPSLRSDSPLSDDQIRRVAPSIFADAPHESRSERYSYIPTAAVLTELRKEGFQPFMVTQTRVRDEGKREHTKHMLRLRHASQINGAEANEIVLLNSHDGTSSYQMLAGMFRFVCSNGLVCGDTVADVRVPHKGNVAGLVIEGAYQVLGGFEQVKESRDLMRGITLDDGESEVFARAALALKYDDPDKPAPITESQILMPRRFDDRRPDLWSVFNRTQENLTKGGLHGRAANGRRQSTRPVQGIDQNIRLNRALWLLADGMRALKA; this is translated from the coding sequence ATGCAACTCGCATCTCGTTTCGCTTCCCGTCCCCCATCGCTGCGCAGCGATTCCCCACTGTCCGATGACCAAATCCGCCGCGTAGCCCCGTCCATCTTCGCAGACGCTCCGCATGAGAGCCGTTCCGAGCGTTACAGCTACATCCCCACCGCCGCCGTGCTGACCGAACTGCGCAAAGAAGGCTTCCAGCCCTTCATGGTGACGCAGACCCGCGTGCGCGATGAAGGCAAGCGCGAGCACACCAAGCACATGCTGCGCCTGCGCCACGCAAGCCAGATCAACGGTGCGGAAGCCAATGAAATCGTGTTGCTCAATTCCCATGACGGGACGAGCAGCTATCAGATGCTGGCCGGGATGTTCCGCTTCGTTTGCAGCAATGGCCTTGTCTGCGGCGACACCGTGGCAGACGTGCGCGTACCCCACAAAGGCAACGTGGCAGGGCTTGTCATCGAGGGCGCTTATCAAGTATTGGGCGGCTTCGAACAGGTGAAAGAATCGCGCGACCTGATGCGCGGCATCACGCTGGACGATGGCGAATCCGAGGTGTTCGCCCGCGCCGCGCTGGCCCTCAAATACGACGACCCGGACAAGCCCGCACCCATCACCGAATCGCAAATCCTGATGCCGCGCCGGTTTGACGACCGCCGCCCTGACCTGTGGAGCGTGTTCAACCGCACGCAGGAGAACTTGACCAAGGGCGGCTTGCATGGCCGCGCCGCGAATGGCCGCAGGCAAAGCACGCGCCCGGTGCAGGGCATTGACCAAAACATCCGTCTGAACCGCGCCTTGTGGCTGCTGGCCGATGGTATGCGCGCCCTCAAAGCCTGA
- a CDS encoding LA2681 family HEPN domain-containing protein encodes MSSMQGRFHEQSAHLRTLLDSDPAEAIKQAREINLDTPEPERFNLMVLRASALVDGGALTQQQDAIEEGLVLFRELHDRFPTADITYNLANGLVAATGIPPRGPSWLDHQERTREHRAEARRCFWKVAQDLDVDSALRTQAWSNLANQFSSSYRLGEAHDAWLAALETDPENGVAASSAARNLLWLYEGGGCSDLTRIEAIMLAKIAHRHRDRVIQYAGAQAAEQIAAFASELEDPPPRSPHTDPFIRWVERQRLTLAPAVELVDPSLGKLDWLMLPGILERESDASGMPPPVFAMFNVLKSDFILARDLAWRAADEDVWPATGRYGDTLDYATYGPDASALILAHRTALDLLDKIAVTANHYFEFGQPPDKVYFGKLWRGNPGKATGVRPLAEKVEKAIRGGATALYGLVELAEDYDSSAGILRSQKDLRNAGTHRFVVLHDFGDPAHGRQAPEIEHHKREPFIQEVLRALRVARSAIQMLALSISQHEQGLVQRTAGLIGSLAVPDHDWIRGRDAEI; translated from the coding sequence ATGTCGTCAATGCAGGGCAGGTTTCACGAACAGTCGGCTCATCTGAGGACCTTATTGGATAGCGATCCTGCCGAGGCGATAAAGCAAGCCAGGGAAATCAATCTTGATACCCCTGAACCCGAGCGCTTCAATCTGATGGTTCTGCGTGCAAGCGCCTTAGTGGATGGCGGCGCCTTGACTCAACAGCAAGACGCAATTGAAGAAGGGTTGGTATTGTTTCGTGAATTGCACGATCGATTCCCGACTGCTGACATCACCTACAACCTGGCAAATGGGTTGGTTGCGGCGACAGGCATTCCGCCTCGCGGTCCTAGTTGGCTAGATCATCAGGAACGCACTAGAGAGCACCGTGCCGAAGCACGCCGATGCTTCTGGAAGGTAGCGCAAGACCTAGATGTCGATTCAGCGCTGAGAACCCAGGCCTGGAGCAACCTTGCCAACCAGTTCAGCAGCAGCTATCGACTTGGCGAAGCTCATGATGCGTGGCTTGCCGCATTGGAGACCGATCCAGAAAACGGAGTTGCAGCAAGTTCCGCGGCCCGTAATTTGTTATGGCTTTATGAGGGAGGCGGCTGTTCAGACCTTACCCGGATCGAGGCGATTATGTTGGCCAAGATTGCACATCGGCATCGAGATCGGGTCATCCAATATGCTGGCGCACAGGCCGCAGAGCAGATCGCTGCGTTCGCCAGCGAACTAGAAGATCCACCGCCGCGATCACCACACACAGATCCATTCATCAGGTGGGTCGAGCGCCAGCGCCTGACGCTTGCACCAGCGGTCGAACTCGTCGATCCCTCCTTGGGCAAGCTGGACTGGCTCATGCTTCCAGGGATTCTGGAACGCGAATCGGACGCAAGCGGAATGCCTCCACCCGTATTCGCCATGTTTAACGTGCTCAAGAGCGATTTCATCCTTGCGCGCGACCTGGCATGGCGGGCTGCCGACGAAGACGTGTGGCCAGCGACGGGGCGATATGGGGACACTCTTGATTACGCTACCTACGGCCCAGATGCGTCTGCGCTTATTTTGGCACACCGCACGGCGCTCGACCTGCTCGACAAGATCGCAGTAACGGCGAACCATTACTTCGAGTTTGGGCAACCGCCAGATAAGGTCTACTTTGGCAAACTATGGCGAGGAAACCCTGGCAAGGCGACTGGTGTGCGCCCACTTGCCGAAAAGGTGGAGAAGGCGATTCGCGGGGGCGCCACTGCCCTCTATGGCCTTGTGGAGCTTGCCGAGGACTATGACAGCAGCGCAGGTATCTTGCGCTCACAAAAGGACCTCCGGAACGCAGGCACGCACCGATTTGTGGTGCTACATGACTTTGGCGACCCAGCGCACGGTAGACAGGCACCTGAAATCGAACATCACAAAAGGGAACCGTTTATTCAGGAGGTATTGCGCGCTTTGCGTGTCGCTAGGTCGGCCATCCAAATGCTTGCGCTTTCAATTTCGCAACACGAACAAGGCTTGGTGCAGCGGACGGCTGGCCTTATTGGATCGCTGGCCGTCCCCGACCACGATTGGATTCGAGGACGCGACGCTGAAATTTGA
- the radC gene encoding RadC family protein, which translates to MSQLSLSLDSSLLVRDDQGRYLPATADQILEAARYVIDQKIPRGTLFSSPALVKDYLRTKLANFEHEVFAALFLDSQNRLIEYVELFRGTIDQASVYPREVVKTALHHNAAAVIFSHNHPSGNSEPSQADKLLTQRLKEALALVDVRTLDHIVGGGEATTSFAECGVL; encoded by the coding sequence ATGTCGCAACTTTCTCTGTCTCTCGATTCCTCGCTGCTGGTGCGTGACGACCAGGGGCGATATCTGCCGGCCACTGCGGACCAAATTCTGGAAGCTGCGCGGTACGTCATCGACCAGAAGATTCCACGCGGGACGTTGTTCTCTTCGCCAGCGCTGGTCAAGGACTACCTACGCACAAAGCTGGCCAACTTCGAGCATGAGGTTTTCGCAGCCTTGTTTCTCGACAGCCAGAACCGTCTGATCGAATACGTGGAGTTGTTCCGCGGCACCATCGACCAGGCATCGGTGTATCCGCGCGAAGTCGTGAAAACGGCACTGCATCACAATGCGGCGGCCGTGATCTTTTCGCACAATCATCCGAGCGGGAATTCCGAGCCGAGCCAGGCCGACAAGCTTCTGACTCAGCGCCTCAAGGAAGCCCTGGCGCTGGTGGACGTTCGCACGCTGGATCACATCGTCGGCGGCGGCGAGGCCACTACGTCATTCGCAGAGTGTGGCGTGCTCTGA
- a CDS encoding ATP-binding protein: MAILQEILAWTQGLPAWQSDAVSRLLAKHALTPQDHEDLYALLKLAHGIPDPKNRQPKPLTTDQIPAQVKATTHIELRAIKNLHNVNAIAENQQLAVGPVGMTVIYGDNGSGKSGYSRVLKRACRARDQSEPIHPNANLPGAKAGNAQASFDIAIDGAIKEVV, encoded by the coding sequence ATGGCGATATTGCAAGAAATCTTGGCATGGACTCAGGGGCTTCCGGCATGGCAGAGCGATGCAGTTTCTCGCTTGCTCGCCAAACACGCGCTGACGCCGCAGGATCATGAGGATTTATACGCCTTACTCAAGTTGGCCCACGGAATTCCTGATCCCAAGAATCGCCAACCCAAGCCGCTAACTACCGATCAGATTCCCGCGCAGGTTAAGGCGACTACGCATATCGAGCTGCGAGCTATAAAGAACCTGCACAACGTCAACGCAATTGCCGAAAATCAACAATTGGCGGTTGGCCCGGTGGGCATGACAGTGATTTATGGTGATAACGGATCTGGCAAATCAGGATACTCACGGGTTCTCAAGCGTGCCTGCCGGGCGCGCGATCAATCAGAGCCGATTCACCCCAATGCCAATTTGCCGGGAGCTAAGGCCGGAAACGCTCAAGCATCGTTTGATATAGCAATTGATGGTGCTATCAAAGAGGTGGTGTGA
- a CDS encoding AAA family ATPase — protein MDNEDDFSYVPYGLDVFEALAKVCQQLKTSIETEQKQSAVDLAVFAHLQGETAVGKLIGALSAKTTTAQIEALSALKPEELEQREMLEKSLKENNPKEKAGLLRLRARRIAAIAKNATEKGLVVGPEAIVKLKALADAFRTAQAAAALAAKDFKEGENLLPGTGGEAWRELFDAARKFALEAHPDKQFPELGANAACPLCQQPLAAGAERLMRFEAFIQAEAEKTAQARRQALAVEYRPFAASVMTLSLDEATQTELEQIDQQLVADTKAFEAALTVRHEAIKAAIVSHDWAGLDQTLVSPADRLQAIADKLNAEAEALEKASNEEARAALQKQLGELDVRVKLSQVKEAVVRAVEKLGHQGKLKNCLTAVRTNAISLKASELAEKVVSKDLADALNREFKTLGVGTLSVSLQSRADRGKALHKLKLQLPQVRSPGDILSEGEQRAIAIGSFLAEVGLSGSKGGIVFDDPVSSLDHRRRERVAKRLATEAVQRQVIIFTHDIYFLCLLAEEAKQAGATVVTQSLTRRAEGFGIADPELPFEGKNASKRIGALKAQQQVIAKLYKEGNEQEHLRQTVDAYFRLRMAWERAVEEVLLREVILRFRKGVETQRLVGVSVDDDDYAQVNAGMSRCSNYAHDKAMMGGVAVPDPDELLEDILALESWRALVHKRSEETAKKRKAGPPVAAGAGMQGAPA, from the coding sequence TTGGATAACGAGGATGACTTCTCCTACGTGCCGTATGGATTAGACGTATTCGAGGCGCTCGCCAAGGTTTGCCAACAACTTAAAACGAGCATTGAAACAGAGCAAAAACAGTCGGCAGTGGATCTCGCTGTCTTTGCGCATCTCCAGGGGGAAACGGCCGTCGGCAAGCTGATCGGTGCTCTCTCTGCGAAAACGACCACTGCACAGATTGAAGCACTTTCCGCTCTTAAGCCAGAAGAGCTTGAGCAAAGGGAAATGCTAGAGAAAAGCCTCAAAGAGAACAACCCGAAGGAAAAGGCGGGCCTTTTGCGCTTGCGCGCGCGCCGTATCGCGGCAATCGCCAAAAATGCCACCGAAAAAGGACTCGTAGTCGGCCCGGAGGCCATCGTCAAGTTGAAGGCGCTTGCCGATGCTTTTCGCACGGCGCAGGCTGCTGCAGCCCTCGCGGCGAAGGATTTCAAGGAAGGCGAAAACCTTCTGCCGGGGACCGGCGGAGAAGCGTGGCGGGAACTGTTCGACGCGGCTAGGAAATTCGCGCTCGAAGCTCATCCAGACAAACAGTTTCCAGAGTTGGGCGCCAACGCTGCGTGCCCGCTGTGCCAACAGCCGTTGGCCGCAGGCGCAGAACGGTTGATGCGATTCGAGGCGTTCATACAAGCGGAAGCGGAAAAAACGGCTCAGGCGCGGCGCCAGGCGCTCGCTGTCGAGTACCGACCGTTTGCAGCTTCGGTTATGACGTTAAGCCTCGATGAGGCGACGCAGACGGAGTTGGAACAAATAGACCAGCAATTGGTGGCCGACACCAAGGCTTTTGAGGCTGCACTGACGGTTCGGCATGAAGCGATCAAGGCCGCGATCGTGTCCCATGACTGGGCTGGTTTGGATCAGACTCTGGTCAGCCCAGCTGATCGGCTACAGGCCATCGCTGACAAACTGAATGCTGAGGCGGAGGCGTTGGAAAAGGCTTCGAACGAGGAAGCGCGCGCTGCGTTGCAGAAGCAACTCGGCGAGTTGGATGTCCGCGTAAAGCTCAGTCAAGTCAAGGAAGCCGTGGTTAGGGCTGTGGAGAAGCTAGGACATCAAGGGAAGCTGAAAAACTGTCTGACCGCTGTCAGAACAAACGCCATATCCCTCAAGGCGTCGGAGCTGGCAGAAAAAGTTGTTTCCAAGGATCTGGCCGATGCGTTAAACCGGGAATTCAAGACACTTGGCGTAGGAACCCTGAGCGTTTCACTGCAAAGCCGCGCAGACCGTGGGAAAGCGCTGCACAAGCTGAAGCTACAGTTACCGCAGGTCCGTAGCCCCGGTGATATCCTGAGCGAAGGTGAACAACGTGCAATCGCGATCGGTTCGTTCCTCGCCGAGGTGGGATTGAGCGGTAGCAAGGGAGGGATCGTTTTCGACGATCCAGTGTCATCCCTCGATCACCGCCGACGCGAACGCGTAGCCAAGCGCCTTGCTACTGAAGCGGTGCAGCGACAAGTCATCATCTTTACGCACGACATCTATTTCCTTTGTCTGCTAGCCGAGGAGGCGAAGCAAGCGGGCGCCACTGTGGTCACGCAAAGCCTGACCCGGCGAGCCGAAGGCTTCGGCATTGCGGACCCGGAACTGCCGTTCGAGGGGAAGAACGCCAGCAAGCGCATCGGTGCGCTGAAGGCACAACAGCAAGTCATTGCCAAGCTATATAAAGAAGGCAATGAACAGGAGCATCTCAGGCAAACCGTTGACGCGTACTTTCGCCTACGCATGGCATGGGAGCGCGCGGTGGAAGAGGTTCTCTTGCGCGAAGTTATTCTCCGCTTCCGAAAGGGAGTGGAGACACAGCGACTCGTCGGTGTGAGTGTAGACGACGATGATTATGCGCAAGTCAACGCGGGGATGAGCAGGTGTTCCAACTACGCCCATGACAAAGCAATGATGGGTGGTGTTGCTGTTCCTGATCCGGACGAACTGCTTGAAGACATCCTTGCTCTTGAGAGCTGGCGCGCATTGGTTCACAAACGTTCGGAAGAAACTGCCAAGAAGCGTAAAGCCGGGCCACCTGTTGCCGCAGGGGCTGGCATGCAAGGAGCGCCAGCCTGA